The Heyndrickxia vini genome contains a region encoding:
- a CDS encoding CamS family sex pheromone protein, with the protein MKKWLPVFAAVLLLITGCAPKFDTENKVVQNKNNKKETAIIPNYQVSDQYYRTILPFKPSKARGRIVNNLNTRYDIQEFETGLMRVAHNTFSPETYLFQEGQYLDKDTVDAWLNRKYTKSQLKEKKLSASENVGLNPVNNGKGSIEEQNKRSPIYLAHILEHDYLVKTKKDTVKLGGVVIGLALNTVHYYQKEQYGAVYQQDITNTESEGKKIAQEVIKRLRNMNGLRDVPITIALFEQKSKDSVVPGNFVSYAEVGEGSSSIDGWKKIKEKYYLFPDDNTTKTYRDDANRFEKFKQDVEKYFPNYNGVIGRGLYKDKQLTQLSIEIPIQFYGQSEVVGFTQYITGLVIDTFPDYISLEVSVTSVNGPKALIVRNPGEKEPEVHIYQ; encoded by the coding sequence ATGAAAAAGTGGTTGCCGGTGTTCGCTGCTGTTTTGCTTCTCATAACAGGATGCGCACCAAAATTTGATACAGAAAACAAAGTGGTACAAAATAAAAATAATAAAAAGGAAACAGCGATTATTCCCAATTATCAAGTTTCTGATCAATATTATCGAACAATCTTACCTTTCAAACCAAGCAAGGCGAGAGGGAGAATTGTCAATAACTTAAATACCCGTTACGATATCCAAGAGTTTGAAACAGGATTGATGCGAGTTGCTCATAATACGTTTTCACCGGAAACATATCTATTCCAAGAAGGACAATACTTGGATAAGGATACCGTTGATGCATGGCTAAATCGTAAATATACAAAAAGCCAACTTAAAGAAAAGAAGTTATCTGCAAGTGAAAATGTAGGCTTGAATCCAGTGAATAATGGAAAAGGTTCGATTGAAGAACAAAATAAGAGAAGTCCAATTTATCTTGCGCATATTTTAGAGCATGACTATTTAGTAAAGACGAAAAAAGATACGGTGAAATTAGGCGGGGTAGTCATCGGATTAGCTTTGAATACCGTCCACTATTATCAAAAGGAACAATACGGTGCCGTGTACCAACAGGATATTACAAACACCGAAAGTGAAGGGAAAAAGATTGCGCAAGAAGTGATTAAACGCCTTCGCAACATGAATGGTTTAAGAGATGTCCCAATTACGATAGCCCTTTTCGAGCAAAAATCGAAAGATTCTGTTGTGCCGGGTAACTTTGTATCCTATGCGGAAGTGGGAGAAGGAAGCTCCTCCATTGACGGCTGGAAAAAGATAAAAGAAAAATATTATCTATTCCCAGATGATAATACAACAAAGACATATCGAGATGATGCAAACAGATTTGAAAAGTTCAAACAAGATGTCGAAAAGTATTTTCCAAACTACAATGGCGTTATTGGACGTGGGCTTTATAAAGATAAGCAACTAACTCAATTAAGTATTGAAATTCCAATTCAGTTTTACGGACAATCTGAAGTCGTTGGATTTACCCAATATATTACAGGACTTGTGATTGACACATTCCCTGATTATATTTCACTAGAGGTAAGTGTCACCTCTGTAAACGGACCAAAGGCATTAATTGTTCGTAATCCGGGAGAAAAAGAACCTGAAGTGCATATTTATCAATAA
- the ligA gene encoding NAD-dependent DNA ligase LigA: protein MEKKDAEKRIKELHNLLNQYNYEYHVLDHPSVPDAEYDQLMRELTNIEEQFPELISPDSPTQRVGGEILSAFQKVEHHIPMLSLGNAFNENDLRDFDRKVKQVVGDEVEYVCELKIDGLAISLRYESGLFIQGATRGDGTIGEDITANLKTIRSIPLRINQPMSIEVRGEAYMPKKSFEQLNKAKEENGEEPFANPRNAAAGSLRQLDPRIAASRNLDIFLYAIGDFSETGVTTQHDGLNLLGTLGFKVNKEREKCANIDEVLQYVQKWIEKRPNLPYEIDGIVIKVNSFEQQNSLGFTAKSPRWAIAYKFPAEEVVTKLHDIELSVGRTGVITPTAILDPVRVAGTKVQRASLHNEDLIREKDIKLGDYVVIKKAGDIIPEVVNVLVERRTGEEKEFMMPTHCPDCESELVRLEGEVALRCINPKCPAQIREGLIHFVSRNAMNIDGLGEKVISQLFSHELIHDVADIYRLQQEQLLALERMGEKSVSNLLAAIESSKTNSLEKLLFGLGIRHVGAKAAKTLAQKFGNMDALAAATKEELTAIQDIGEKMADSIVTYFENEEAGELIQELKTAGLNMEYKGPMPVETESISSIFAGKIVVLTGKLEKLTRNEAKEKLEALGASVTGSVSKKTDLVIAGADAGSKLTKANELGIEVWDEEKMLEEFNH from the coding sequence ATGGAAAAAAAGGATGCCGAAAAACGAATAAAGGAACTTCATAATCTGCTGAATCAATATAATTACGAATATCATGTATTGGATCATCCATCAGTTCCCGATGCTGAATATGATCAGTTAATGAGAGAGCTAACCAATATTGAAGAGCAATTTCCGGAATTGATTTCCCCCGACTCTCCGACCCAACGTGTCGGTGGAGAAATTCTCTCAGCATTTCAAAAAGTTGAACATCATATCCCAATGCTTAGCTTAGGAAATGCATTTAATGAAAATGATCTTCGTGATTTTGATCGTAAAGTAAAGCAAGTGGTTGGTGATGAGGTTGAATATGTTTGTGAATTAAAGATTGATGGATTAGCGATTTCACTTCGTTATGAAAGCGGGCTATTTATTCAGGGTGCCACAAGAGGTGACGGAACCATTGGGGAAGATATCACCGCAAATTTAAAAACGATTCGATCAATCCCACTTAGAATTAACCAACCGATGTCAATCGAGGTCCGCGGCGAAGCATATATGCCGAAAAAGTCGTTTGAACAATTAAATAAAGCGAAAGAAGAAAATGGGGAAGAACCATTTGCAAATCCACGAAATGCTGCAGCGGGGTCATTGCGCCAATTGGATCCACGAATTGCAGCTTCAAGAAACTTAGATATTTTCCTTTATGCAATTGGAGATTTTAGTGAAACTGGTGTCACTACACAACATGACGGATTAAATTTGTTAGGTACACTTGGCTTTAAGGTGAACAAGGAAAGAGAAAAATGTGCAAATATTGATGAGGTTCTCCAGTATGTACAAAAATGGATAGAAAAGCGCCCAAATCTGCCATATGAAATCGACGGAATCGTCATTAAAGTGAATTCGTTTGAACAACAAAATTCCCTTGGATTTACAGCAAAAAGTCCAAGATGGGCCATTGCTTACAAGTTTCCCGCAGAAGAAGTCGTAACTAAGCTTCATGATATTGAATTAAGTGTTGGACGCACCGGAGTAATCACACCGACTGCAATACTTGACCCAGTTCGCGTTGCCGGCACAAAAGTTCAAAGGGCATCTTTGCATAATGAAGATTTAATTCGCGAGAAAGATATCAAACTTGGCGATTATGTTGTCATTAAAAAGGCAGGAGATATCATTCCTGAAGTCGTTAATGTGTTAGTTGAAAGACGTACAGGTGAAGAAAAGGAATTTATGATGCCGACACATTGCCCTGATTGTGAAAGCGAACTTGTTCGATTAGAAGGGGAAGTGGCCTTACGTTGCATCAATCCGAAATGTCCTGCCCAAATACGAGAAGGATTGATTCATTTTGTCTCAAGGAACGCCATGAATATTGATGGTCTAGGAGAGAAAGTGATTAGTCAATTATTTTCTCATGAACTTATTCATGATGTGGCAGATATTTATCGTTTACAGCAGGAACAACTGTTAGCATTAGAACGGATGGGTGAAAAATCTGTTTCTAATCTACTAGCAGCAATTGAAAGCTCTAAAACAAATTCATTAGAAAAGCTCCTTTTTGGGCTTGGTATTCGCCATGTTGGCGCAAAAGCGGCTAAAACATTGGCGCAAAAGTTTGGAAATATGGATGCATTAGCAGCTGCAACGAAGGAAGAACTTACAGCCATCCAGGATATTGGTGAAAAAATGGCCGATTCTATCGTTACCTATTTTGAGAATGAAGAGGCAGGTGAACTCATTCAGGAATTGAAAACTGCCGGTTTAAATATGGAATATAAAGGTCCTATGCCTGTTGAAACGGAATCGATTTCCTCTATCTTTGCCGGAAAAATCGTTGTTCTAACCGGTAAACTGGAAAAGCTTACAAGAAATGAAGCAAAAGAAAAACTTGAAGCTTTAGGAGCTAGTGTTACCGGAAGTGTAAGTAAAAAAACAGATTTGGTTATTGCGGGTGCCGATGCAGGCTCGAAATTGACGAAAGCAAATGAGCTTGGTATCGAGGTTTGGGACGAAGAAAAAATGCTTGAAGAATTTAATCATTAA